One part of the Acinetobacter sp. XS-4 genome encodes these proteins:
- the pgaB gene encoding poly-beta-1,6-N-acetyl-D-glucosamine N-deacetylase PgaB: MNNMMSKMLSCVVASTLLPVQFSHARIETELPKNHTVSLTFHDVRDDVLKEGDRDVYAIQTNNLAQFFDWLSQSDWKPIRLKDIEEARRQGKELPHNSILLTFDDGALSSYSRVFPLLKQYDIPAVFALPTSWLNGNTQAGYEAYGQGHLVNWAQVCEMQASGLAEFASHSDDLHHGVLANPQGNEQPAATSYAYLKSQSRYETDAEYQQRILQDLKKSYAVLKKEVGVNPKAIIWPYGAVNEQLEKIAQQAGFEFSFSLGRDGMNRVSDSTFKRSLVIGNPTAEQLTEGMLNILNFEESDLFKQPRHFVSMDLKQLAAQQNAQTDEKLGQLLSKLYSLKNNALILKPLEDKNGDGQYDVAYFPTNKMPVQQDILNRSLWQAQTRAGQSVILELPAYPQKDKPFLTVDLAKDIARFNSNLSGVQLNAGTALNCAMQRITVQESSCIEQSKQLAQLTQLTKKAVKPYLNMSNQAQFSLLLTPDLEHVENLPELSKTLLLQHDLVNLKLNVIGKKKQFNQLLKLLSTLDDNDKQRIMLTLVLPENSQKTAWEEVQQGLFSIQRIGIQKFGIDGYDFEKSKDVHQYLYNPISLNASPVMYQPFAGLVEGKK, encoded by the coding sequence ATGAATAATATGATGTCAAAAATGTTGAGTTGTGTGGTTGCTTCAACATTATTACCTGTACAATTTTCTCATGCCCGCATTGAAACTGAACTACCAAAAAATCATACGGTTTCTTTAACTTTTCATGATGTGCGAGATGATGTACTAAAGGAAGGCGACCGGGATGTCTATGCGATTCAGACCAATAATTTGGCGCAATTCTTCGATTGGCTTAGTCAATCTGATTGGAAGCCGATTCGTTTAAAAGACATTGAGGAAGCCCGTAGACAAGGTAAGGAATTACCGCATAACTCTATTCTGCTTACTTTTGATGATGGTGCATTGAGTAGTTATAGCCGAGTATTTCCATTACTTAAGCAATATGATATTCCGGCAGTTTTTGCGCTTCCAACCAGTTGGTTAAATGGTAATACGCAGGCTGGTTATGAAGCTTATGGTCAAGGTCACTTGGTGAACTGGGCTCAAGTTTGTGAAATGCAAGCATCTGGGTTAGCCGAATTTGCAAGTCATAGTGATGATTTACATCATGGTGTATTGGCCAACCCTCAAGGCAATGAGCAACCAGCTGCAACTTCTTATGCCTATTTAAAATCGCAATCACGTTATGAAACAGATGCAGAATATCAACAACGTATTTTGCAGGATTTGAAAAAATCCTACGCCGTTTTGAAAAAAGAAGTTGGTGTTAATCCGAAAGCAATTATTTGGCCTTATGGCGCTGTGAATGAGCAACTGGAAAAAATAGCACAGCAAGCAGGCTTTGAATTTTCTTTCAGTTTGGGTCGTGATGGTATGAATCGTGTGAGTGATTCAACTTTCAAGCGTAGCTTGGTTATAGGTAACCCTACAGCTGAACAGCTCACCGAAGGCATGTTAAATATTTTGAACTTTGAAGAGTCAGATTTATTTAAGCAACCTCGTCATTTTGTAAGTATGGATTTAAAGCAATTAGCAGCTCAACAAAATGCTCAGACCGATGAAAAACTAGGGCAGTTGTTATCAAAACTATATAGCCTAAAAAACAATGCTCTCATCTTAAAGCCTTTGGAAGATAAAAACGGAGATGGGCAATACGATGTTGCTTATTTCCCTACAAATAAAATGCCAGTTCAACAAGATATTTTAAACCGTAGTTTATGGCAGGCTCAAACTCGGGCAGGTCAATCGGTAATATTAGAGTTGCCAGCTTATCCTCAAAAAGATAAGCCATTTTTAACAGTAGATTTGGCTAAAGATATCGCACGATTTAACAGTAATTTAAGCGGTGTTCAGCTTAATGCGGGAACAGCTTTAAATTGCGCAATGCAAAGAATAACAGTGCAAGAAAGCAGTTGTATTGAACAATCAAAACAGCTAGCACAGCTTACCCAGCTGACTAAAAAAGCGGTCAAACCTTATTTAAATATGAGTAATCAGGCGCAGTTTAGCTTATTGCTTACACCTGATTTAGAGCATGTAGAAAATCTACCTGAGCTTAGCAAAACGCTTTTATTGCAACATGATTTAGTCAATTTGAAGTTGAATGTAATTGGCAAGAAAAAGCAATTTAACCAGTTGTTAAAGCTTTTAAGTACACTTGATGATAATGATAAGCAAAGAATAATGCTGACTTTAGTATTACCAGAAAACTCGCAAAAAACTGCTTGGGAAGAAGTCCAGCAAGGGCTTTTTTCGATTCAGCGGATAGGGATTCAGAAATTCGGTATCGATGGCTA